In the genome of Solea senegalensis isolate Sse05_10M unplaced genomic scaffold, IFAPA_SoseM_1 scf7180000015110, whole genome shotgun sequence, one region contains:
- the LOC122761938 gene encoding proline-rich protein HaeIII subfamily 1-like produces the protein MIGIGVGDRANVRSVPSDGPKIIQAPKAPSSRTGQERPTATTPRIATHPPRRGPVGGMRGESPPHPGSTRGGRRRQDHGQRPNHPTPRQAAEAQGLRTQSPPAPKGRASPPPGGAEPPQTVHQGGTARYPPPSPPPPPRSRPHPPSHPSPPVIDLEGHMSHSHSPPAKKGATRPGQGHAMASHERRRGGGPDTPTPDQKTPAPPTAQEQSRPGPRSTPSPTPRVPKARRPPACPPPCPPQGTEDAQVRSRAQQEHSSVYRPATPEGRTQGGSPPPHYGPTPPPSAPQAPAYRDPDPLPPPAVRRQPSPSPRPTTPNPHGPPRPRWQPPHKSTPTPVGQTHSHRGTVDPGPPTHTDHQTSPVPQMHGPQHHGPTREDTVTNPP, from the exons ATGATTGGAATTGGGGTGGGGGACCGTGCCAATGTCCGGTCCGTCCCCAGCGACGGCCCGAAAATCATCCAGGCGCCTAAGGCGCCCAGTAGCCGTACCGGGCAGGAGAGGCCCACAGCCACCACTCCCAGGATAGCAACGCATCCACCCCGCAGGGGGCCCGTCGGAGGAATGCGGGGGGAAAGCCCCCCCCACCCAGGGTCGACCCGAGGGGGCCGGCGGCGACAAGACCACGGACAGAGGCCGAACCACCCCACACCCAGGCAGGCCGCAGAGGCCCAGGGTCTCCGCACCCAGAGCCCGCCAGCGCCCAAGGGCAGGGCCAGCCCACCACCGGGGGGAGCAGAGCCCCCCCAGACCGTCCACCAGGGAGGCACGGCCAGATACCCACCACCGTCACCCCCACCGCCCCCCAGAAGCCGACCGCACCCCCCCTCCCACCCCAGCCCACCGGTGATTGATttggag GGCCATATGTCCCATTCCCACTCACCCCCGGCCAAGAAGGGAGCAACCCGTCCAGGCCAGGGACACGCCATGGCATCCCATGAGCGCCGCCGGGGTGGAGGACCAGATACCCCCACACCCGACCAGAAG ACCCCGGCCCCGCCCACAGCCCaggaacagtccagaccaggccCACGCTCCACCCCATCTCCTACCCCAAGGGTCCCCAAAGCAAGGCGCCCCCCCGCGTGCCCCCCACCATGCCCCCCCCAAGGGACGGAGGACGCACAAGTCCGCTCCAGAGCGCAGCAGGAGCACAGCAGCGTGTACCGCCCCGCCACCCCGGAGGGCAGAACCCAGGGAGgatcaccccccccccactatgggccaaccccaccccccagcGCCCCGCAGGCCCCAGCGTACAGAGACCCAGACCCCCTACCCCCACCCGCAGTGCGGCgccagcccagccccagcccacggcccaccacccccaacccccacgGGCCCCCCAGGCCAAGGTGGCAGCCCCCCCACAAATCCACCCCGACCCCCGTAGGGCAGACCCACAGCCACCGAGGGACGGTAGACCCAGGGCCACCAACCCACACAGACCACCAGACATCCCCAGTCCCCCAGATGCACGGCCCGCAACACCACGGACCGACCAGGGAAGACACAGTCACCAACCCGCCCTAG